Proteins from one Streptomyces sp. NBC_00289 genomic window:
- a CDS encoding LPFR motif small protein translates to MFRAIADVFRQIGGAVATVVTLPFRALARLFGGASGSARGRRA, encoded by the coding sequence GTGTTCCGTGCCATTGCTGACGTCTTCCGGCAGATCGGCGGCGCCGTCGCCACCGTCGTGACCCTGCCCTTCAGGGCCCTGGCCCGCCTGTTCGGCGGCGCCTCGGGCTCCGCCCGGGGACGCCGGGCCTGA